One region of Rhizophagus irregularis chromosome 20, complete sequence genomic DNA includes:
- a CDS encoding uncharacterized protein (SECRETED:cutsite_VNA-VP; SECRETED:prob_0.9791); SECRETED:SignalP(1-20), giving the protein MNQNLIFAFLLLAALTMVNAVPYQLLKRGKDIYLSCSPNPDRSYIYANLKPFPPVSNQSDDYTVEGAMLDYEITPNKTEIIIVYTDPNHYTIGDIYFKVLDFYYASAAPFSIDVPDVPTPQLPSAYSISVLIADKTNDPYNPEIHACAYANFGF; this is encoded by the coding sequence ATGAAccaaaatttgatatttgcaTTCCTTTTATTGGCTGCACTTACCATGGTCAATGCCGTTCCATATCAACTTCTTAAAAGAGGGAAAGACATATATTTGTCATGTTCACCAAATCCCGACAGATCTTACATCTATGCAAACCTTAAGCCTTTCCCTCCTGTTTCTAATCAATCCGATGATTATACAGTTGAAGGAGCAATGTTGGATTATGAAATCACTCCTAATAAAACCGAAATTATAATTGTGTATACTGATCCGAACCATTATACCATAggtgatatttattttaaggtTTTGGATTTTTATTATGCGAGCGCAGCTCCATTTTCAATTGATGTACCAGATGTTCCGACACCACAACTTCCTAGTGCATACTCGATTTCAGTATTAATTGCAGATAAAACCAATGATCCATATAATCCAGAAATCCATGCCTGTGCATATGCCAATTTTGGTTTCTGA